One segment of Salvia splendens isolate huo1 chromosome 20, SspV2, whole genome shotgun sequence DNA contains the following:
- the LOC121783056 gene encoding proteinaceous RNase P 1, chloroplastic/mitochondrial-like yields MLLRVASVSPKTSLLFSHFFKSSNSLLQHSKCFSYLRQRHTSSLKSKINARNQPKSPISMKRQARHFSSDSAEALLRKKSTDLSNRMSQKARREAPDMVLRVKLDQCSKNGDLAEALRLYEEAKANGVELNQHHYNVLLYLCSLNPEEGGENLERFDKGFEIFKQMGADNVAPNEATFTNISRLAASKEDPELAFSLVKKMKDSGNAPKLRSYGPALFGFCKKGMADKAYEVDSHMLESGVAAEEAELSALLRVSSEAERDGKVYEMMHRLRAAVRQVSEETTAVVEEWFSSRKAAEVGAGKWDVGSVKRGVLEGGGGWHGQGWLGKDEWRVVRTRMNEAGVCQSCGEKLVCIDIDPQETENFGKSLAKLAAEKEVKSNFTQFQEWLQRHGPFDAVVDGANLGLANQRTFNFGQIKRVVHQLRQMSPSKKLPLVVLHQARVRGGPALQPNNKKLLESWKNAGALYATPQGSNDDWYWLYAAVSSRCLLVTNDEMRDHLFNLLGNSFFPRWKEKHQVRLKYATEHGLTLHMPPPYSIVIQESERGQWHIPTVTGDDLEATRQWICATRARRDA; encoded by the exons ATGCTACTCCGTGTGGCGTCGGTCTCCCCCAAAACCTCTCTTCTTTTCTCCCACTTCTTCAAGAGCTCCAATTCCCTTCTTCAGCATTCAAAATGCTTCAGTTATCTCCGGCAGCGGCATACTTCTTCACTGAAGTCTAAAATTAACGCGAGGAACCAACCTAAAAGCCCCATTTCGATGAAAAGACAAGCAAGGCATTTTTCCTCCGATTCCGCTGAGGCTCTCCTCAGAAAAAAATCGACGGATTTGAGTAACCGAATGTCCCAAAAGGCGCGTCGAGAGGCCCCGGATATGGTTCTACGCGTGAAACTCGATCAATGCTCGAAAAACGGAGACTTGGCCGAGGCCCTTCGCCTCTACGAGGAGGCGAAGGCCAATGGCGTGGAGCTCAATCAGCATCATTACAATGTGTTGCTTTACTTGTGCTCATTAAATCCTGAGGAGGGTGGAGAGAATCTTGAGAGATTTGATAAAGGGTTTGAGATTTTTAAGCAAATGGGAGCTGATAATGTGGCCCCAAATGAGGCAACATTCACAAACATCTCTAGGTTGGCTGCTTCAAAAGAGGATCCTGAATTGGCTTTTAGTTTAGTTAAAAAGATGAAGGACAGTGGAAATGCCCCCAAATTGAGGTCGTATGGGCCGGCGTTGTTTGGATTCTGCAAGAAGGGGATGGCAGATAAGGCTTATGAGGTGGATTCTCATATGTTGGAGAGTGGCGTAGCTGCTGAGGAGGCGGAGCTCTCTGCGCTCCTCAGGGTTAGCTCTGAGGCCGAGAGGGACGGGAAGGTGTATGAAATGATGCATAGGTTGAGGGCGGCAGTGAGGCAGGTGTCTGAGGAGACTACAGCTGTGGTGGAGGAGTGGTTTAGTTCAAGAAAGGCTGCTGAGGTTGGAGCTGGGAAATGGGATGTTGGGAGCGTGAAGAGAGGGGTTTTGGAGGGAGGGGGCGGATGGCACGGCCAAGGATGGTTGGGGAAGGATGAGTGGAGAGTGGTGAGGACTAGGATGAACGAGGCTGGGGTATGCCAATCGTGCGGAGAGAAGCTGGTTTGCATTGATATTGATCCACAGGAGACGGAGAATTTTGGCAAGTCGCTTGCTAAATTAGCCGCTGAGAAGGAAGTTAAGAGCAACTTTACACAATTTCAG GAGTGGCTTCAACGGCATGGTCCATTTGATGCTGTGGTAGATGGTGCAAACTTGGGTCTGGCTAATCAACGCACGTTCAATTTTGGTCAG ATTAAGAGAGTTGTGCATCAGTTGCGCCAAATGAGTCCGTCAAAGAAATTACCCCTCGTTGTTCTACACCAAGCACGAGTCAGAGGTGGTCCGGCTCTGCAGCCGAACAACAAGAAATTGTTGGAAAGCTGGAAAAACGCTGGCGCACTTTATGCTACACCTCAGGGTTCAAATGATGATTG GTATTGGCTGTATGCTGCTGTGAGTTCAAGGTGTTTGCTTGTGACAAATGATGAGATGAGAGATCATTTGTTCAACCTTTTAGGCAATAGCTTCTTCCCTAGATGGAAAGAAAAGCACCAG GTCCGTTTAAAATATGCCACTGAACACGGGCTTACATTGCACATGCCACCACCATATTCAATCGTTATCCAG GAGTCGGAACGAGGCCAATGGCACATACCTACTGTGACTGGAGATGATCTTGAGGCCACCAGACAATGGATTTGTGCTACAAGGGCAAGACGGGACGCATAG
- the LOC121783057 gene encoding thioredoxin F2, chloroplastic-like isoform X2: MALQLYSAVPRSSMMQNSWVHGVAAKQLFVRGDCPQLVKRRLSLSVGVRCSLDAAVEPAEVEVVAEVGTVTAVTNDTFWPIVKAAGDKTVVVDMYTQWCGPCKVIAPRYQELSEKYNDVVFLKLDCNNENRPLAKELGIKVVPTFKILKDSKIVKEVTGAKIDNLIVAIDAVRSS, from the exons ATGGCGTTGCAATTATACAGTGCAGTTCCGAGGAGTTCAATGATGCAGAATTCATGGGTGCATGGAGTTGCGGCGAAGCAGCTATTTGTACGGGGCGATTGCCCCCAGCTGGTGAAGAGGAGGCTGAGCTTGAGCGTGGGGGTGAGGTGCAGCTTGGACGCGGCTGTGGAGCCGGCCGAGGTGGAGGTCGTGGCGGAGGTGGGGACGGTGACGGCTGTTACGAACGATACCTTTTGGCCCATCGTCAAAGCCGCCGGTGATAAGACTGTTGTTGTGGATATGTACACTCAGTG GTGCGGACCTTGTAAGGTAATCGCGCCAAGATATCAGGAACTGTCTGAAAAATACAACGATGTTGTGTTCTTGAAGCTCGACTGCAACAATGAAAACAGA CCACTTGCAAAAGAGCTGGGGATCAAGGTGGTTCCTACCTTCAAGATTTTGAAGGATAGCAAGATTGTTAAAGAAGTAACAGGAGCCAAAATTGACAATTTAATTGTTGCAATTGATGCTGTAAGATCCAGTTAG
- the LOC121783057 gene encoding thioredoxin F2, chloroplastic-like isoform X1, with amino-acid sequence MALQLYSAVPRSSMMQNSWVHGVAAKQLFVRGDCPQLVKRRLSLSVGVRCSLDAAVEPAEVEVVAEVGTVTAVTNDTFWPIVKAAGDKTVVVDMYTQWCGPCKVIAPRYQELSEKYNDVVFLKLDCNNENRVSEPLAKELGIKVVPTFKILKDSKIVKEVTGAKIDNLIVAIDAVRSS; translated from the exons ATGGCGTTGCAATTATACAGTGCAGTTCCGAGGAGTTCAATGATGCAGAATTCATGGGTGCATGGAGTTGCGGCGAAGCAGCTATTTGTACGGGGCGATTGCCCCCAGCTGGTGAAGAGGAGGCTGAGCTTGAGCGTGGGGGTGAGGTGCAGCTTGGACGCGGCTGTGGAGCCGGCCGAGGTGGAGGTCGTGGCGGAGGTGGGGACGGTGACGGCTGTTACGAACGATACCTTTTGGCCCATCGTCAAAGCCGCCGGTGATAAGACTGTTGTTGTGGATATGTACACTCAGTG GTGCGGACCTTGTAAGGTAATCGCGCCAAGATATCAGGAACTGTCTGAAAAATACAACGATGTTGTGTTCTTGAAGCTCGACTGCAACAATGAAAACAGAGTTAGTGAA CCACTTGCAAAAGAGCTGGGGATCAAGGTGGTTCCTACCTTCAAGATTTTGAAGGATAGCAAGATTGTTAAAGAAGTAACAGGAGCCAAAATTGACAATTTAATTGTTGCAATTGATGCTGTAAGATCCAGTTAG